A stretch of the Archangium violaceum genome encodes the following:
- a CDS encoding M4 family metallopeptidase, which produces MRQERSSRRALLLACALPLATTLNACSQVSEEDLDSRQEKLRLLNQLTTDSQGEERIGWNAEKGIPTFVFGKLSDKKASNALDALRVLEEKKALFDMQLAADELTLESQQQDEYGRTFKFKQRYKGIPVFGRELVVNTDLHDDVRTINGHYEPVSRLDGLNTRPGLSQGEAVAAAKEALGLRTVQSFQEQSAELNVYRAHDGSYHLAYVVSLATLETEIPFSEWVFVDAHGGTLLHRIPRLESWAAVGSGSGLGGVTRTVNSDYVNGIYEMRDLTRGARIETHDANRMEMPDSPIATDEDNLWASNPDAVDVHAFTGLSYDYFKNKLGRDSFDDHGRTVKAYANFGTMANAYYDTAASTLHFGPEWGRLDIVGHEYTHGVVAYTARLIYEAQSGALNESWADVFGELIDDDDQWLIGEDLPNGAIRSLRSPSDHDDPAHMSDYLNLPIDGDNDLGGVHSNSGIPNRAFYLVATAPGVTKDQAGQIWYRALKNYMTSTSQFSDARMATIQAANDLFGSASAQTYAVIYAWNGVGVGTPAPHDAYEPNDSLTAAHPISADITYSSKISSESDVDYFRIEVDAGTHVRVDLTQLPADYNLQLIHPTGSAVGMSGAPGTGNEWIDYTAAESGTYWVKVSGYGGAYDQSNAYALRLTLNDPTPPPATDLYEPNDSRSAAYPLLPNLTYRGLIDNASDVDYFRIELGAGAHLRADLTQLPANYNLQLIHPTGSTVGMSGAPGTGNEWIDYTVGESGTYWVKILGYNGAYDASSAYALKLTVTDPPPSWAIDPYEPNDSLTTAHPISAGTTYTSKISRASDVDYFRIELGAGAHLRVDLTQLPANYNLQLIHPTGSTVGMSGAPGTGNEWIDYTVGESGTYWVKVLGYNGAFDATADYTLKATLTAN; this is translated from the coding sequence ATGAGACAAGAAAGGTCGAGCCGGAGGGCACTCCTGCTCGCATGCGCACTGCCGCTGGCCACCACGCTCAACGCATGCAGTCAGGTCAGTGAAGAAGACCTCGACTCCCGCCAGGAAAAGCTCCGCCTCCTGAACCAACTGACGACCGATAGTCAGGGCGAAGAGCGGATCGGCTGGAACGCGGAAAAGGGCATTCCGACCTTTGTCTTCGGCAAGCTCAGCGACAAGAAGGCATCGAACGCGCTCGATGCCCTGCGGGTGCTCGAAGAGAAGAAAGCCTTGTTCGATATGCAGCTGGCCGCCGACGAGTTGACGCTTGAGAGCCAGCAGCAGGACGAATACGGCAGGACGTTCAAGTTCAAGCAGCGCTACAAGGGGATCCCGGTCTTCGGCAGGGAACTGGTCGTCAACACCGATCTGCACGACGACGTGAGGACGATCAACGGCCATTATGAGCCGGTCTCCAGGCTCGATGGCCTGAACACCCGGCCCGGACTGAGCCAGGGGGAAGCGGTTGCGGCGGCGAAGGAAGCGCTCGGCCTGCGGACGGTCCAGTCCTTCCAGGAGCAAAGCGCCGAATTGAATGTCTACCGAGCGCACGATGGCTCCTACCACCTGGCCTACGTGGTCAGCCTGGCGACCCTCGAAACGGAGATTCCGTTCAGCGAGTGGGTGTTCGTCGATGCGCATGGCGGCACGCTCCTGCACCGAATTCCCCGACTGGAATCCTGGGCTGCGGTCGGCTCCGGCTCCGGCCTCGGAGGGGTCACCCGGACCGTGAACTCCGATTATGTGAATGGCATCTACGAGATGCGCGATCTGACTCGCGGCGCGCGAATCGAAACCCATGACGCCAACAGGATGGAGATGCCGGACTCGCCGATCGCCACGGACGAGGACAACCTGTGGGCCAGCAACCCGGATGCGGTCGACGTGCACGCCTTCACCGGCCTGTCCTACGACTATTTCAAGAACAAGCTGGGCCGCGATTCGTTCGACGATCACGGCCGCACCGTGAAGGCGTACGCCAACTTCGGCACCATGGCCAATGCCTATTACGATACCGCTGCCAGCACCCTCCACTTCGGTCCGGAATGGGGCAGGCTCGACATCGTCGGCCATGAGTACACGCACGGCGTGGTGGCGTACACGGCGAGGCTCATCTACGAGGCCCAATCCGGTGCGCTCAACGAGTCGTGGGCGGACGTGTTCGGCGAGCTGATCGACGACGACGATCAATGGCTCATCGGGGAAGACCTGCCCAACGGAGCCATCCGCTCGCTCCGCTCCCCGTCGGACCACGACGATCCAGCCCACATGAGCGACTACCTGAACCTGCCCATCGACGGAGACAACGATCTGGGTGGCGTTCACTCCAATTCCGGTATTCCGAACCGGGCCTTCTATCTCGTCGCGACCGCACCGGGGGTCACGAAGGACCAGGCCGGGCAGATCTGGTACCGGGCATTGAAGAACTACATGACGAGCACCTCGCAGTTCAGCGACGCGCGCATGGCGACGATCCAGGCGGCGAACGACCTGTTCGGCTCGGCCTCCGCGCAGACGTACGCGGTCATCTACGCATGGAATGGCGTGGGCGTGGGCACTCCGGCGCCGCATGACGCCTACGAGCCGAATGACAGCCTGACCGCCGCTCATCCCATCTCCGCCGACATCACCTACAGCAGCAAGATCAGCAGCGAATCGGACGTGGACTACTTCCGCATCGAAGTGGACGCGGGCACCCACGTCCGCGTGGACCTGACCCAACTGCCCGCCGACTACAACCTGCAATTGATCCACCCCACTGGCTCGGCTGTCGGGATGTCCGGTGCACCCGGCACCGGGAACGAGTGGATCGACTACACCGCGGCGGAGAGCGGAACCTATTGGGTGAAGGTCTCCGGCTACGGTGGAGCGTACGACCAGAGCAACGCCTATGCGTTGAGACTGACCCTGAACGACCCGACGCCACCGCCGGCCACCGACCTGTACGAGCCGAACGACAGCCGCTCCGCTGCGTACCCGCTTCTGCCAAACCTCACCTACCGCGGCCTGATCGACAACGCATCGGACGTGGACTACTTCCGCATCGAGCTGGGAGCAGGCGCCCACCTCCGCGCGGACCTGACCCAACTGCCCGCCAACTACAACCTGCAGTTGATCCACCCCACCGGCTCGACGGTCGGGATGTCCGGTGCACCCGGCACCGGGAACGAGTGGATCGACTACACCGTGGGAGAGAGCGGAACCTACTGGGTGAAGATCCTCGGCTACAACGGGGCGTACGACGCGAGCAGCGCCTATGCGTTGAAATTGACGGTGACCGACCCTCCACCGTCGTGGGCCATCGACCCGTATGAGCCGAACGACAGCCTCACCACGGCCCATCCCATCTCCGCTGGCACTACCTACACCAGCAAGATCAGCAGAGCATCGGATGTGGACTACTTCCGCATCGAGCTGGGAGCAGGCGCCCACCTCCGCGTGGACCTGACCCAACTGCCCGCCAACTACAACCTGCAGCTGATCCACCCCACCGGTTCGACGGTCGGGATGTCCGGTGCACCCGGCACCGGAAACGAGTGGATCGACTACACCGTGGGAGAGAGCGGAACCTACTGGGTGAAGGTCCTCGGCTACAACGGGGCGTTCGACGCCACCGCCGACTACACGCTGAAGGCCACCCTGACGGCCAACTGA
- a CDS encoding heavy metal translocating P-type ATPase, which produces MAHEHTHSHDSHAAHSHGAPPSAEGKVLDPVCGMMVDPATAKGGSHVHKGATYHFCNPKCRERFAAEPEKYLPKDPVCGMSVNPNAPRGGTHVHEGKTYFFCNPKCRERFAAEPQKYLEARSEPEPVEAPPGTMWICPMDPEVRQDHPGACPKCGMALEPEQPVTLAARTEWVCPMHPEVVQDHPGTCPKCGMALEPRTVLPEEQPDPELRSMTRRLWVSVILSLPLLFLGMSEMIPSQPVQRAFDARMLAWMQLALATPVVLWGGWPFFERGWASVRNRHLNMFTLIAIGTGAAYLFSVFATLAPGLLPHAFTGHAGAVPVYYEAAAVIVTLVLLGQVLELRARRATSGALRALLSLAPSVARRIREDGREEDVSLEQVKVGDSLRVRPGEKVPVDGVVVEGESAVDESMVTGESIPVEKVPGARVTGGTVNATGSLVMKAERVGRDTLLARIVQRVSEAQRSRAPIQKLADKVAAIFVPAVIAVSVVTFLVWAFFGPEPRLAHALVNAVAVLIIACPCALGLATPMSVVVGTGKGAGVGVLIRDAEALELLEKVDTLVVDKTGTLTEGKPKLVSVVAADGVDEARLLHLAASLERGSEHPLAAAVVAGAEERGAVLTAVQGFRSVTGKGVTGRVDGAEVALGNVALLESLGVDAGALRPRSEALRREGQTVMYVVMDGKPAGLLGVADPVKATTSEALATLHREGVRVVMLTGDSRTTAEAVARQLGIDEVVAEVLPEGKGDVVKRLQAEGRTVAMAGDGVNDAPALAQADVGIAMGTGTDIAMESAAVTLVKGDLRGIARARKLSRGTLRNIRQNLFFAFVYNTLGVPIAAGVLYPFFGLLLSPMLAAAAMSLSSVSVISNALRLRKLDL; this is translated from the coding sequence ATGGCCCACGAGCACACCCATTCGCACGACTCCCATGCCGCCCACTCGCACGGCGCTCCTCCCAGCGCGGAGGGCAAGGTGTTGGATCCGGTCTGCGGCATGATGGTCGACCCGGCGACCGCCAAGGGCGGCAGCCATGTCCACAAGGGCGCGACCTACCATTTCTGCAACCCGAAGTGCCGCGAGCGCTTCGCCGCCGAGCCCGAGAAGTACCTCCCCAAGGATCCCGTCTGCGGGATGTCGGTGAACCCGAACGCGCCCAGGGGCGGCACCCACGTCCACGAGGGGAAGACGTACTTCTTCTGCAACCCGAAGTGCCGCGAGCGCTTCGCCGCCGAGCCCCAGAAGTACCTGGAGGCCAGGTCCGAGCCGGAGCCAGTGGAGGCCCCACCGGGCACGATGTGGATCTGCCCGATGGACCCCGAGGTCCGCCAGGACCACCCGGGCGCCTGCCCCAAGTGCGGTATGGCGCTGGAGCCCGAGCAACCGGTGACGCTGGCGGCCCGCACCGAGTGGGTGTGCCCCATGCACCCGGAGGTGGTGCAGGACCATCCAGGCACGTGCCCCAAGTGTGGCATGGCGCTGGAGCCGCGCACGGTGCTCCCCGAGGAGCAACCGGACCCCGAGCTGCGGAGCATGACGCGGCGTCTCTGGGTGAGCGTCATCCTCTCGCTGCCGCTGCTCTTCCTGGGCATGTCCGAGATGATTCCGAGCCAGCCGGTGCAGCGCGCCTTCGACGCGCGGATGCTGGCGTGGATGCAGCTCGCGCTGGCCACGCCGGTGGTGCTCTGGGGCGGCTGGCCCTTCTTCGAGCGCGGCTGGGCCTCGGTGAGGAACCGGCACCTCAACATGTTCACCCTCATCGCCATCGGCACGGGCGCGGCGTACCTCTTCAGCGTCTTCGCCACGTTGGCGCCGGGGCTGCTGCCGCATGCCTTCACCGGCCACGCCGGCGCGGTGCCCGTCTACTACGAGGCGGCGGCGGTCATCGTCACGCTGGTGTTGCTGGGGCAGGTGTTGGAGCTCCGGGCACGGCGTGCCACCTCGGGAGCCTTGCGCGCGCTGCTCAGCCTCGCCCCGTCCGTGGCCCGGCGCATCCGCGAGGATGGCCGCGAGGAGGACGTCTCGCTCGAGCAGGTGAAGGTCGGTGACTCGCTGCGCGTGCGCCCTGGCGAGAAGGTGCCGGTGGATGGCGTGGTGGTGGAGGGCGAGAGCGCGGTGGACGAGTCCATGGTGACGGGCGAGTCCATCCCCGTGGAGAAGGTCCCCGGCGCCCGCGTCACGGGTGGCACCGTCAACGCCACGGGCAGCCTGGTGATGAAGGCCGAGCGGGTAGGGCGGGACACGCTGCTCGCGCGCATCGTCCAGCGGGTGAGCGAGGCCCAGCGTTCGCGCGCGCCCATCCAGAAGCTGGCGGACAAGGTGGCCGCGATCTTCGTGCCGGCGGTCATCGCGGTGTCGGTGGTGACATTCCTCGTGTGGGCCTTCTTCGGCCCCGAGCCGCGATTGGCGCACGCGCTGGTGAACGCGGTGGCGGTGCTCATCATCGCCTGCCCGTGTGCGCTGGGCCTGGCCACGCCCATGTCCGTGGTGGTGGGGACGGGCAAGGGCGCGGGCGTGGGCGTCCTCATCCGCGACGCCGAGGCGCTGGAGCTGCTGGAAAAGGTGGACACGCTGGTGGTGGACAAGACGGGCACGCTCACGGAGGGCAAGCCGAAGCTGGTGTCCGTGGTGGCGGCGGACGGCGTGGACGAGGCGAGGCTGCTTCACCTGGCGGCGAGCCTGGAGCGGGGCAGTGAGCACCCGCTGGCGGCGGCGGTGGTGGCGGGAGCCGAGGAGCGTGGGGCCGTGCTGACGGCGGTGCAGGGCTTCCGCTCGGTGACGGGCAAGGGCGTGACGGGGCGCGTGGATGGCGCGGAGGTGGCGCTGGGCAACGTGGCGCTGCTGGAGTCACTGGGCGTGGACGCGGGGGCGCTGCGGCCCCGCTCGGAGGCGCTCCGGCGCGAGGGCCAGACGGTGATGTACGTGGTGATGGACGGGAAGCCGGCGGGGCTGCTCGGGGTCGCGGATCCGGTGAAGGCGACCACGTCCGAGGCCCTGGCCACGCTGCACCGCGAGGGCGTACGCGTGGTGATGCTCACGGGCGACAGCCGCACCACGGCCGAGGCGGTGGCGCGCCAGCTGGGCATCGACGAGGTGGTTGCGGAGGTGCTGCCCGAGGGCAAGGGCGACGTGGTGAAGCGGTTGCAGGCCGAGGGCCGCACGGTGGCGATGGCGGGGGACGGGGTGAACGACGCACCAGCGCTGGCGCAGGCGGACGTGGGCATCGCGATGGGCACGGGCACGGACATCGCGATGGAGAGCGCGGCGGTGACGCTGGTGAAGGGAGACCTGCGGGGCATCGCCCGGGCGCGGAAGCTGAGCCGGGGCACGCTGCGCAACATCCGGCAGAACCTCTTCTTCGCCTTCGTCTACAACACGCTGGGCGTGCCCATCGCCGCGGGGGTGCTGTACCCCTTCTTCGGGCTGTTGCTGAGCCCGATGCTCGCGGCCGCGGCGATGAGCCTCTCGTCGGTGTCGGTCATCAGCAACGCGCTGCGGTTGCGCAAGCTGGACCTGTAA
- a CDS encoding GNAT family N-acetyltransferase produces the protein MPIDEILESNTQLLGAWRFFARHSPNGEVLDLPEVHIASANGVWQMLNIAMPRGPHETAEELQRSAAAAARYFESRGCAWMFAVCEDWLAPGFRSRAAELLAPYGLNPGLDTTGMVTDRLVEPVRPLPALEFRQAVDSQGRNDVADINAHSYDTPRDLVREPLDVPAYFSGDNQGVGYVSYRDGKPASCATVLPVDGIAYVALVATMSEHRKLGCAEAVIRKALAETHRTQGLQRTTLHATPAGYPVYLRMGYRAVTRIHFYMAAAKGH, from the coding sequence ATGCCCATCGACGAAATCCTCGAATCCAATACGCAGCTCCTCGGCGCCTGGCGCTTCTTCGCCCGGCACAGCCCCAACGGCGAGGTGCTCGATCTGCCCGAAGTGCACATCGCCTCGGCCAATGGCGTCTGGCAGATGCTGAACATCGCCATGCCCCGAGGCCCCCACGAGACGGCGGAGGAACTGCAGCGCAGCGCCGCCGCCGCCGCCCGCTACTTCGAATCCCGGGGGTGCGCGTGGATGTTCGCCGTGTGCGAGGACTGGCTGGCGCCGGGGTTCCGTTCTCGGGCCGCCGAGCTGCTCGCCCCCTACGGACTCAATCCGGGCCTGGACACCACCGGCATGGTCACCGACCGCCTCGTGGAGCCCGTGCGGCCCCTGCCCGCCCTCGAGTTCCGACAGGCGGTGGATTCACAAGGCCGCAATGACGTGGCGGACATCAACGCGCACTCCTACGACACCCCACGCGACCTGGTGCGCGAACCCCTCGACGTGCCGGCCTACTTCTCGGGCGACAACCAGGGCGTGGGCTACGTGAGCTACCGCGATGGGAAGCCCGCGAGCTGCGCGACCGTCCTCCCGGTGGACGGCATCGCCTACGTCGCGCTGGTGGCGACCATGAGTGAGCACCGCAAGCTCGGTTGCGCCGAGGCCGTCATCCGCAAGGCGCTCGCCGAGACGCACCGCACCCAGGGGCTGCAGCGCACGACGCTGCACGCCACCCCGGCCGGCTACCCCGTCTACCTGCGCATGGGCTACCGGGCCGTGACGCGCATCCACTTCTACATGGCCGCGGCGAAGGGCCACTGA
- a CDS encoding SDR family oxidoreductase: protein MDVKREVVVVTGASAGVGRAVVREFARRKACIGLLARGQDGLRAAAREVEELGGEALLLPCDVADAAGVENAAAEVERKWGHIDVWVNCAMSTVFAPVMETTPEEFRRVTEVTYLGYVHGTQAALRRMKPRNQGTIVQVGSALAFRSIPLQSAYCAAKHAITGFTESLRCELVHERSKVHVTEVHLPAVNTPQFDIQRSKMPRQAQPVPPIFQPEIIARAIVYAAHHRRRSIWVGFPTVKAIIGDKFIPGLLDWYLGKKGYNSQMTEEPARKDRPDALFSPVPGDHGAHGRFDARAKKRSFQVWANLHRGWLAVAGLVATGVVGAGLAARR from the coding sequence ATGGACGTGAAGCGGGAAGTGGTGGTGGTGACGGGGGCGTCCGCTGGCGTGGGCCGGGCCGTGGTACGGGAGTTCGCCCGGCGCAAGGCGTGTATCGGCCTGCTCGCTCGCGGGCAGGATGGGTTGAGGGCGGCCGCGCGCGAGGTGGAGGAGCTGGGTGGCGAGGCGCTCCTCCTGCCATGTGACGTGGCGGATGCCGCCGGGGTCGAGAATGCCGCCGCCGAGGTGGAGCGGAAGTGGGGTCATATCGACGTCTGGGTGAACTGTGCCATGTCCACCGTCTTCGCTCCCGTGATGGAGACGACACCCGAGGAGTTCCGGCGTGTCACCGAGGTGACGTACCTGGGTTATGTGCACGGCACCCAGGCGGCGCTCCGGCGGATGAAGCCGCGCAATCAGGGCACCATCGTGCAGGTGGGCAGCGCGCTCGCCTTCCGGAGCATCCCGCTGCAATCGGCCTATTGCGCGGCCAAGCACGCCATCACGGGCTTCACCGAGTCGCTCCGGTGCGAGCTCGTCCACGAGCGCAGCAAGGTGCACGTCACGGAGGTGCATCTGCCCGCCGTCAACACGCCGCAGTTCGACATCCAGCGCAGCAAGATGCCCCGGCAGGCCCAGCCGGTTCCTCCCATCTTCCAGCCTGAAATCATCGCTCGCGCCATCGTGTACGCGGCGCACCACCGGCGCCGCTCCATCTGGGTGGGCTTCCCCACGGTGAAGGCCATTATCGGGGACAAGTTCATCCCCGGGCTGCTGGACTGGTACCTCGGGAAGAAGGGCTACAACAGTCAGATGACGGAGGAGCCCGCCCGGAAGGACCGTCCCGACGCCCTCTTCTCCCCCGTGCCGGGAGACCATGGCGCTCACGGCCGCTTCGATGCGCGGGCCAAGAAGCGCAGCTTCCAGGTATGGGCCAACCTCCACCGGGGCTGGCTGGCGGTCGCGGGCCTCGTCGCCACGGGGGTTGTCGGAGCCGGGCTGGCCGCACGCCGGTAG
- a CDS encoding RNA polymerase sigma factor, with translation MQDMEGVGELNPAVVESLVGNHRRFLSFLERRVGNRALAEELLQAAYVRTLEKGGELQEGEGAVAWFYRLLRNALVDHYRRQGAEGRALEREAREVSELGPDPELTQTVCACIHELLPALKPEYAEMVRQVDLEGRGVPEVAREAGITTNNAGVRLHRARQALKKQLERSCGTCASHGCLDCTCGKPGGGCKTPA, from the coding sequence ATGCAGGACATGGAGGGAGTGGGGGAGTTGAATCCGGCGGTCGTGGAGTCGCTGGTCGGGAACCACCGGCGCTTCCTGAGCTTCCTCGAGCGACGGGTGGGCAACCGGGCGCTCGCCGAGGAGCTCCTCCAAGCCGCCTATGTGCGGACGCTGGAGAAGGGAGGAGAGCTCCAGGAGGGCGAGGGCGCCGTCGCCTGGTTCTACCGCCTGCTGCGCAACGCGCTCGTGGACCACTACCGCCGGCAGGGCGCCGAGGGCCGGGCCCTGGAGCGCGAGGCCCGTGAGGTCTCCGAGTTGGGGCCGGATCCGGAGCTGACGCAGACGGTCTGCGCGTGCATCCACGAGCTGCTGCCCGCGCTCAAGCCCGAGTACGCCGAGATGGTGCGGCAGGTGGACCTGGAGGGCCGCGGAGTCCCCGAGGTGGCCCGGGAGGCGGGCATCACCACGAACAACGCCGGGGTGCGGCTCCACCGGGCGCGTCAGGCGCTCAAGAAGCAGCTGGAGCGGAGCTGTGGCACGTGCGCGTCACATGGGTGCCTGGACTGCACCTGCGGCAAGCCGGGCGGAGGCTGCAAGACGCCCGCTTGA
- a CDS encoding transposase: protein MSQKKARAAEGRVRTKEPDRSQGWLFKQMPEQLVEPEHPVRVVAAAVEALDLRGFLAGAKAVEGHAGRPVTSPRLLLALWVYGIQQGVGTATELARRCEEDRAYQWLAGGVKVSHDKLSQFRVEHLEVLQQVFTDVLSVLLQQGLVSLEQVAQDGTRVRASASAPSFRREQSLRECQEQAELHLQAVLAQKDDPELTRGQQATREAKARDYQARVDAALEAIKQQQARKKGADKEKVRASSTDADARVMKMADGGFRPAYNLQFAVAGEALGGPRTIVGVEVTNQGSDMGSVSPMVEQIEQRTGQVPERVLADGGHATCADVKQCAAKGVEALISVPERMAQAGQQGDHSPEVEAWRERMRTDEAKEQYKARAGLVENVNAQVKGRYGLTQVTVRGLDKVKCVALLVALAHNLAAHGQPLVDALLARQSALAEPAHLLELAPGNAASLGGGISPVPVDQVTALPAGF, encoded by the coding sequence GTGAGCCAGAAGAAAGCGCGGGCAGCAGAGGGAAGAGTCCGGACGAAAGAGCCGGACAGGTCGCAAGGCTGGCTGTTCAAGCAGATGCCGGAGCAGTTGGTGGAGCCGGAGCACCCGGTGCGGGTAGTGGCGGCGGCGGTGGAGGCGTTGGACCTGAGAGGCTTTCTGGCCGGGGCCAAGGCGGTGGAGGGACATGCGGGACGCCCGGTGACAAGTCCCCGGTTGCTGTTGGCGCTGTGGGTGTACGGGATTCAGCAGGGAGTGGGGACGGCGACGGAGCTGGCGCGCCGGTGCGAGGAGGACAGGGCGTACCAGTGGCTGGCCGGTGGAGTGAAGGTGAGCCACGACAAGCTGAGCCAGTTCCGGGTGGAGCACCTGGAGGTGTTGCAGCAGGTGTTTACCGACGTGCTCTCGGTGCTGTTGCAGCAGGGGCTGGTGAGTTTGGAGCAGGTGGCGCAGGACGGCACGCGGGTGAGGGCCAGTGCCTCGGCGCCTTCGTTCCGGCGGGAGCAGTCGCTGCGGGAGTGCCAGGAGCAGGCCGAGCTGCACTTGCAAGCGGTGCTGGCGCAGAAGGACGACCCGGAGCTGACGCGTGGGCAGCAGGCGACACGAGAGGCCAAGGCGCGTGACTACCAGGCGCGGGTGGACGCGGCGCTGGAGGCGATAAAGCAACAGCAGGCCAGGAAGAAGGGGGCGGACAAGGAGAAGGTGCGCGCCTCCTCCACGGATGCGGATGCACGGGTGATGAAGATGGCCGATGGGGGTTTCCGACCCGCCTACAACCTGCAATTCGCGGTGGCTGGGGAGGCGCTGGGAGGGCCGCGAACGATTGTGGGAGTGGAAGTCACCAACCAGGGCAGCGACATGGGCAGCGTGAGCCCCATGGTGGAGCAGATTGAGCAACGCACGGGCCAGGTGCCCGAGCGCGTGCTGGCCGATGGCGGCCATGCCACGTGCGCAGACGTGAAGCAGTGCGCGGCCAAGGGGGTTGAAGCGCTCATTTCGGTGCCCGAGCGCATGGCCCAGGCCGGGCAGCAGGGGGACCATTCCCCCGAGGTAGAGGCGTGGCGTGAGCGCATGCGCACCGACGAGGCCAAGGAGCAGTACAAGGCCCGCGCCGGCCTGGTGGAGAACGTCAACGCGCAGGTGAAGGGGCGCTATGGCCTGACGCAGGTGACGGTGCGGGGGCTGGACAAGGTGAAGTGTGTCGCCTTGCTGGTGGCCCTGGCGCACAACCTGGCCGCACACGGCCAGCCTCTGGTGGATGCGCTGCTGGCGCGCCAGAGCGCGCTTGCCGAGCCGGCTCACCTCCTCGAGCTGGCTCCAGGCAACGCGGCCTCTCTCGGTGGCGGCATCAGTCCGGTGCCGGTGGACCAGGTCACCGCCTTGCCTGCTGGCTTCTGA
- a CDS encoding aromatic ring-hydroxylating oxygenase subunit alpha, with amino-acid sequence MFSSREEARGPGAPSSGLVSVVRLPQSWFILCSSRELGNKPLARTLQGQPLVLFRNETGKPAALVDRCPHRNVPLSMGRVVGGQLQCGYHGWRFDASGQCRAIPGLIGEPGAKSRCASWHATREQDGFIWVYSTPGVEPSHEPYRFPLLDAHGYSTVRRTLRAKGSLHSTLENTLDVPHTAFLHGGLFRTEKKRNEIEVVVRRGADRVEAEYIGEPRPEGLVGKLLAPGGGVVQHFDRFLLPSIAQVEYRIGDDSHLLVTSAMTPADDWDTLVYAVVTFRMPLPHWLVKPFLTPVALHIFQQDARILARQTETIRRFGSETYASTEVDVLGPLILRLLRQAEREKVVNSVEVQETRLKMQV; translated from the coding sequence ATGTTTTCTTCTCGTGAGGAAGCCCGCGGGCCGGGCGCGCCGTCGTCAGGACTCGTCTCGGTGGTCCGGCTCCCCCAGAGCTGGTTCATCCTCTGCTCCTCGCGCGAGCTGGGGAACAAGCCGCTCGCGCGCACGCTCCAGGGCCAGCCGCTCGTCCTCTTCCGCAACGAGACCGGCAAACCCGCCGCGCTGGTGGACCGCTGCCCCCACCGCAACGTGCCCCTGTCCATGGGGCGCGTGGTGGGGGGCCAGCTCCAGTGCGGCTATCACGGCTGGCGCTTCGACGCCTCGGGCCAGTGCCGCGCCATCCCCGGCCTCATCGGCGAGCCCGGCGCGAAGTCCCGCTGCGCCTCCTGGCACGCCACGCGCGAGCAGGACGGCTTCATCTGGGTGTACTCCACCCCCGGCGTCGAGCCCTCGCACGAGCCCTACCGCTTCCCCCTGCTGGACGCCCACGGCTACAGCACCGTGCGCCGCACCCTGCGCGCGAAGGGCTCGCTCCATTCCACGCTGGAGAACACGCTCGACGTGCCCCACACGGCCTTCCTCCACGGCGGCCTGTTCCGCACCGAGAAGAAGCGCAACGAAATCGAGGTGGTGGTGCGCCGGGGCGCGGACCGCGTGGAGGCCGAGTACATCGGCGAGCCACGGCCGGAGGGGCTCGTGGGCAAGCTGCTGGCCCCCGGCGGTGGCGTGGTGCAGCACTTCGACCGCTTCCTGCTGCCGTCCATCGCCCAGGTGGAGTACCGCATCGGCGACGACAGCCATCTCCTCGTCACCTCGGCGATGACGCCCGCGGACGACTGGGACACGCTGGTGTACGCGGTCGTCACCTTCCGCATGCCCCTGCCGCACTGGTTGGTGAAGCCGTTCCTCACCCCGGTGGCGCTGCACATCTTCCAGCAGGACGCCCGCATCCTCGCGCGCCAGACGGAGACCATCCGCCGCTTCGGCTCGGAGACCTATGCGTCCACCGAGGTCGACGTGCTCGGCCCGCTCATCCTCCGCCTCCTGCGCCAGGCCGAGCGCGAGAAGGTGGTCAACTCGGTGGAAGTTCAGGAGACGCGGCTGAAGATGCAGGTGTGA
- a CDS encoding DUF2378 family protein: protein MPSALTNEKLIFAQSVDALFVRALGPHLTREGRRRLKDVGLDLNEPLRPAYALEQWKAFLRVAASDVFPASSPREAWFSLGERYLQGFRQTAQGRASMSLVTRLGPRHTLERVPHNVRAGNNFNEVRVEELGTHAATLWMKDVIADNPFFACGFLSETLRAAGAGDISVHPVAFDGTAATFRLTWTHAATRPAAVALTLR from the coding sequence ATGCCCTCCGCGCTGACCAACGAGAAACTCATTTTCGCACAGTCCGTGGATGCCCTCTTCGTGCGCGCCCTGGGGCCGCACCTCACCCGGGAGGGACGGCGCCGACTGAAGGACGTGGGCCTGGACCTGAACGAGCCGCTGCGGCCGGCCTACGCGCTCGAGCAGTGGAAGGCCTTCCTGCGCGTGGCCGCGAGCGACGTCTTCCCGGCGTCCTCGCCCCGGGAGGCGTGGTTCAGCCTGGGCGAGCGCTACCTGCAGGGCTTCCGTCAGACGGCGCAGGGGCGCGCGAGCATGTCGCTCGTGACGCGGCTGGGCCCCCGGCACACGCTGGAGCGGGTGCCGCACAACGTGCGCGCGGGCAACAACTTCAACGAGGTGCGGGTGGAGGAGCTGGGCACCCACGCGGCCACGCTGTGGATGAAGGACGTCATCGCCGACAACCCCTTCTTCGCGTGTGGCTTCCTCTCCGAGACGCTGCGCGCGGCCGGGGCCGGTGACATCTCCGTGCACCCGGTGGCCTTCGACGGGACGGCCGCCACCTTCCGGCTCACCTGGACGCACGCCGCCACCCGGCCGGCCGCCGTGGCGCTGACGCTGCGCTGA